The Mycobacterium riyadhense sequence ATGTTGCCGGGGTGGCGATTCCGGCCGGGAGTGAGGTGATACCCCTCGGGGACGAGGGGGTACCGGTCGCGGGTCTGGCGCGACCGCACCGAGGTGCGGTGCGAACGGTTGGGGATGACGATTCGGGGATTGTTCATGGTTGTCGTCGCTTCTGCATGGGCCACGCGTTATGCGCAGCGGTTGATGTGCGGTCAGCGGTCACCGGCAGTGGCGAATGGCCACAATGGCCATGCCAGGCCTGGCGCTGACCAGTCAGCGACGAGCCAGGCAGAAGCGAGTCAACAGGTCTTGACCGGTGCGAGCGGAAATTAGCGCAGCGGGCGGCCCGCGCCCTGCCCGCACGACGAGGCAGGTAAGCACACCCGCGACGCCCACGGCCACCGCGACGGCGGCGGCTGCCGACGCCTGCGCGGCCCACCGCGGAAGCACCGCGGTCGCCAACTGCTCCGGGCACGGCGGCGTGGAGTTGTCCGAGAGGTGCTGGTGGTCGGCGTTGACCGCGAACTCTTTGCCCACGGATGTCACCAGCGGATGGTTTGGATGAGTCGCGTGGCGGTGCATCTGGGGCAGCCAGCATTGAGCAGCTATCGCGGCCACAACCCAGGCCAGGGCGACCGCGGCGATCGCGGATCGCCTAACCACCACGCGTCGGCCTTTCATGGCGCTCACTGTATACCCCCTATGGGTATCATGTAAAGACGACTTTATGGTTGCGCAATGCCCGATGTCCTAGCAGGGTAAGAGCGCGGTTCCGAATCAACTCAAGACGAGGAGCGGTCAATGCCGGTACTGCCAACGAGCGGTCACCCCTTCGACGGAGTACAGCTCAGTAGGCGGGGCTTCATCGGCGCCGGTATCGCCGGCGGGTTCGCGCTGGCCGGGTGCCATTCGAAAAACCAGCCGGCGGGCAGGGCGGCGATGGCGGACGCTATTGCCGCGGCCGAGGCTGCCCGGCCGCACAGTGGGCGGACGGTGACCGCCAATTTGACCCCGCAACAGGCGGTGATCGACCTGGGCGGGCCGATCGTCCACACGCTGGCCTACGGTAACGCCGTCCCAGGGCCCCTGATCCGCGCAACCGTTGGTGATGAGCTGGTCGTGGCGGTGCACAACCGGCTCGACCGCCCGACGTCGGTGCATTGGCACGGCATCGCACTGCGCAACGACATGGACGGCGCCGAGCCCGCCACCCCGAACATCGGTGCGGGCCAAGACTTCACCTATCGGTTCTCCGTCCCGGACCCTGGCACCTACTGGGCCCATCCGCACACGGGGCTGGACTCCGATATGGGGCTCTATCTGCCGGTGATCGTTGACGATCCGACCGAACCACTGCGGTATGACGCGGAATGGATTGTCATCCTTGACGATTGGACCGATGGCGTCGGCAAGAGCCCACAACAGCTCTTTGAGCAACTGACCGATCCGAACAAGCCCACGACTACGACTACTAGTCCTACCACGACTACGACTACCACCACCACGACCACGACCACGACCACTGGGACGACCACTGGGACGACTACGACTACCGGGACAGGGATGCCAGGAATGCCTGGGATGCCGGGGGGCGAAGTCGGCACCAGCGACTTACTCGGCGGCGACGCCGGTGACATCGCCTACCCGTACTATCTGGTCAACGGGCGGATTCCGGCGGCGCCCAGCTCCTTCAGCGCGAAACCCCGCCAGCGGATCCGTATCCGGTTCATCAACACCGCCTCCGACACCGCGTTCCGAGTCGCCCTCGCCGGCCACACCATGATTGTGACCCACACCGACGGTTACCCGGTGCTTCCCACCCCGGTCGACGCCCTGCTGATCGGCATGGCCGAACGCTACGACGTCGTCGTGACCGCGGGCGACGGCGTATTTCCACTGGTCGCGGCCGCGGAAGGCAAGAACGCCCTGGCGCGCGCGCTGCTCTCGACCGGGGCCGGCAGCCCGCCCGATCCGCAGTTCAGGCCGGCCGAACTCAACAAACGGGTGGGTACCGTCGAGACGTTTATCGCCTCAAGCACCGCCAATCTGGGTCGTCCCGAACCGAATCTGAACTTGCCGGTGGTCCTGGGCGGCACGATGGCGAAGTACGACTGGACGATCAACGGTGAGCCCTACAGCAAGACCAAACCGCTGCACGTGCGACAGGGCCAGCGCCCGACCCTCACGTTCGACAACGCCACCATGATGTGGCACCCAATTCACCTACACGGCCATACCTTTCAGGTGATGAAGGCCGACGGAACCCTTGGCCCCCGCAAGGACACCGTCATCGTGCTGCCCAAGCAGAAGGTCCGCGCTGTGCTGGTCGCCAACAACCCCGGCGAGTGGGTCATGCACTGCCACAACACCTATCACCAGGATGCCGGCATGATGACGCTGCTGGACTACACACTGTAGGGCACCCGCGAGCAGACGTAAAAGCCCCTCGTTTCGGCACGAAACGGGGGCTTTTACGTCTGCTCGCGGAAAAAGGTGAGCAGTAACTCGTTGACGGCCGAAGACTGCTCGATTTGTGGGCAGTGGCCGGCTGCCTCGACCACCACCGAACGCCCGCCGTTGATCTGCTTGGCGATTTGCGCGGCCCAACCGGACGGAAGCAGCTTGTCGTTGCCGCCCTCGACGATCAATGCCGGAACATCGATGCGCTCGTACGGCCGTGCGCTTGACGGAACCGCCGGCGGTGGTGCATTGGGACGACGAAACCGGGCCGCTGCCACCGCTTCCCACGCACCGGGCGCGATGCTCGACTCGTAGCGACGCCACACATAGTCATCGTCGGCTGGATAACCCGCGTCGTAAAACAATGCCTCGACGACGCGGCGCATCGCTGGCAGGCTCGCGTCGTACTGCTGAAGGGCCTCAAAGTGCCGATTCTGTTGGATCTCTCCGCCGCCGCAGATGGCGACCAACGTCCGGATCGGCAACAGGGGCGCCTCCGACGTGGCGTCGGTGAGCATGTTGACGGCGCCCATCGAGTTGCCGACGAAGTGGGCGGAGCCAATTCCAAGCACCTCGCAGAAGCGCGCCACATGCCGAATGCGCATGGCTCGGCTGTTGACGAAGTCAATGACCTTCGCCGATTGTCCAAACCCGAGCTGATCCGGCGCCAAGACTCGGTACTGCGCTGCGAGCGCGGCAATGTTGCGCTCCCAGCCCAATTCGGCGTTGGCACCGAACTCGCCACCGTGCAGCAACACCATCGGGTCGCCTTCACCCGCCTCCAGATAGCTGGTGTGCAGGCCGTCGACGGCGATAGTCCGGCGTTGAATCTCCATCACTTGATCGCGATCGGATTCACCGGCGAACCCACGGCTCCCACAAATCTCAAAGGTGGCGCGACGAGCTGGAACTCATAGACACCGTCGGCCGCGCAGTCGGCCGCCAGCGCGGTGAGATCCCAATACTCGCCGAGCATCAGCCCCATGTCACGCAGGCACAGCAGGTGCAGCGGCAAGAACAGGCCCGCGACGCCGGATACCGGGTCTTCGACCTGAAGGTTGTCGGCCGCGACCGCGGCGACCTCGTGATCGTGCAGCCACTGGGCGCATCGCCAATCCAGCCCGGAGTACGGCTCACTCTTGTTACCGGTCATGAGAAACCTTGCCCACCAACCGGTTCGAACCAACACGATGTCGCCCCGCTCGATCGTCACCCGCTGGGCACGAACCACGTCGTCCAGTTCTTCGGGTGTAATCGGGTTTCCGTGCTCGAGGAAGACGTCGGCGCCCCGATGGCGGACCAGGTCGAGCAATACACCGCGCGACGTGATGCCCTTGACGTCGACCTTGTCAATGCCGCAGTGGAAGGCCCCCAGACTGGTAACCGAGCCCGCGGGGAAGCCATTGTAGAGCTGGTCGTCGTAATAGACGTGCGACAACGCATCCCACTGAGTGGCCGCCTGCAGCGGCATGATGATCATGTCGTCGTTGAAGCGAAACGGATTGTCAACGAGGTAGTTTCCCATCTGCTTCGCCGTCGGGTTTTGCTCCCACCCGGGCCCGTACTGGGCCAGTGTGTTCGCGTCGCCGCCGTCCACGGTCATCAGATGGATGGGATTGTGCCGGAATCCGTAGGCGCCCTGCGGTCCTGACGATCCGAAGTCGACGCCCAGGGGGAACACCTTGCCGTGCCGGACCAGGCTGGCGGCCTGCTGAACCTTGTCGGCGGTAATGAAATTCAGCGTCCCGAGCTCGTCGTCGTCTCCCCATCGTCCCCAATTGCTGAGATCGCTGGCGACCCGCCGAAAGTCGGCCATGCTAGCCATGAGCCTTATCCCTCCTCGAGTTCGCGGGCGATCGCAGCGGCCACGTTTCCGCCGTCGACCCAGACGATCTGACCCGAAATATAGCTTGCTGCACCGCTATTCAGAAACAGCAGCACGGCCGCCTGCTCGGCCGGATCGGCGACCCGGCCCAGCGGCTTGGCGATGTCGTCGAGATACTCGGGCCCGTAGGCGCTGCGCAGCTGATCGAGGATCGGCGTTGCGGTGACGCCTGGACCGGTGCAATTGATCCGGATGCCGCGCGCGCCGAGATCGGTGACGCGGCGCATGGTGTAGAGAATGATTGCTTCTTTGGACAATTGGTAGCCGGCGCCCAGCACGTCCGGGTGGCGAACACACCACGCCACGCCGTCCCGCATCGTCGTCGTGTTCAGCAGCGGAGCGACCTGCCGCAGGTGTTCCCGGTACCCGGATGCCGCGAGCGACGACACGCTCACAATGGCCGAGCCAGCCCCCATTTTCGGAATCAGCGCCTCGGTGATATGCCGCAGGCCCAGAAAGTTGATTGTGACGACCCGCAGCGGATCGCCGATTCCCGAGGAGACACCGGCGACATTGAAGAGAGCGTCCACGTCGCCGTCGATGGCCACGACGGCGGCGTCGATCGAAGCCGGATCGGCGAGGTCAACCTCACGGAAGTCGTTGATCTCGACCGTCGGCCGGCGCTTGTCCAGCCCGACGACGTGCGCCCCGAACTCGGTGAGCTGGCGCACCACATATTCGCCGATGCCCGACGAGCATCCGGTCACCACGGCACGACGGCCGTCGTAGCGCCACAGTTCGTCGATCACTTCTGCTGCTGCTCCTTCAAGCGCTGCGCCGCCTGGACACGACCCTCGTTGATTTCCGCCATTGCTTCCGGAATCTCGCTGGCGGTGAACTTACCGCCGCGCCCGGTGGGCAGGCCTCCGAATGAGTAGTTTTCGTCGAACTGCGGTGCGCCAAAAGGTCGTGTTTCCGGTCGGCGCGCTTCGATCTTATCGATGACGGGCGCCAGCCTTGCGGACTTGTCGGCGACCGCCTTTTGGTCGCGCTCGATGAACTCGGGCAGCACCTCCTTGCCCATCAGCTCGATGGATTCCATCGTGCCCTCGTGACTGCGCGGGTTGAGCAGCAGGATGATTTCGTCGACGCCGCTGTCCTCGTAACCGCGCAGGAATTCGCGGACGGTGGCCGGTGAGCCGATCGCGCCACGTCCGGGGCCGTACGCCAGGGTCGGGTCCTTTTCGACCTCTTCGAGGTACCGCTTCCAGACGCCGGTGCGGCCCGGAGTGTGTATTCCGGTCATGTAGTAGTGCATGATTCCGAACGAGAAAAATCCGCCGCCCTGTCCAAGGCGTTCGAGGGCCTGCTCGTCGGTCTTGGCGACCATCATCGACAGGTCACCGCCGATGGCCAGGATATTGGGGTTGATCGCCGGCGTGACCGGGACGCCGTTCTCCTCAAGCTCCTTGTAGTAGCCGTTCACCCGCTCGGTAAGCGGGCCCGGACCGGTGTAGGCGAAACTCAGTGCTCCGATGCACTTTTGGGCCGCCATCTGAACGGTTGCCGGCCGGGTGCAGGCGACCCATACCGGTGGATGCGGCTTCTGCATCGGCTTGGGGATGACGTTGCGCGCCGGCATCTCGATGTGCTCGCCCTTGAATCCCGCGAACGGCTCTTCGATCATGCAACGGATCGCGACCTCGAGGGCCTCCTCCCACTGCACACGCTTGTCGGCGGGGTCGATGCAGAATCCCCCGAGTTCGCCGACGGAAGAAGACTCACCGGTGCCGAATTCGACGCGCCCATTGGACATCAGGTCGAGCGTGGCGATGCGTTCGGCCACCCGAGCCGGATGATTGACCGCCGGTGGCAGGTGCATGATGCCGAATCCGAGCCGAATGTTCTTGGTGCGTTGGCTGGCCCCGGCCAAGAACATCTCCGGCGCTGTGGAGTGACAGTATTCCTCCAAGAAGTGGTGCTCGGTGAGCCAGACGGTGGAAAAGCCGGCCTTGTCGGCCGCCTCAACCTCGTCGAGGCAGTCCTGCAGCAGGATCCGCTCGTCGTCGGGGGCCCAGGGCCGTGGCAGGGCGAATTCGTAGAACAGCGAAATTTTCATGAATGCCTCCCATGAGCATTACGGGTCCCGGTTGCCTGCTGTGCGGCAACGTGTTTGGCTGCGACAAAGCCAAAGGTCATGGCCGGGCCGATGGTGGCCCCGGCGCCGGCGTAGCTGCGGCCCATCACCGGCGCGGCGGTGTTACCCACGGCGTACAGGCCGCGCACCACGGTGTCGTCCGGCCGCAGTACCCGCGCGCAGTCGTCGGTGCGCAGACCACCGGATGTACCGAGGTCCCCCAACACAATTCGAAAGGCGTAGTACGGCGGCGTGCCGAGCGGGTAGAGGTTTGGGTTGGGCAGGGTCGGGTCGCCGTAGTAGTTGTCGTAGGCGCTGTCGCCGCGGTTGAAATCATCGTCGTGACCCTGGCGCGCCAGTTCGTTGAAGCGCGCGGCCGTCATCCGAAGTTGCCCTGCCGGCACGCCGATCCTGGCCGCGAGTTCGTCCCAATTCGATCCGGCCTTGACCACGCCCGACTCCAGCCAGGCCGCCGGTACCTTACGCCCGGTGGGCACCGGTGCCCCGGGAAGCTTTGGTATAGGCAGGTGGCCGGCGACAACATAGCGATTGAAGGACCGGTGATCGGTGATGAGCCAGCACGGGATGTGGGCTACTCCGGACTTCTGGCCGTCGATCATCGCGTGACCGAAATCCATGTACGGTGCGGCCTCGTTGATGAAACGCTTACCCGCGCCGTTGACGATGAACTGCGCCGGCATCATGCGTTCGTTGAGCATGAATTGCATTCGGCCGTCCGGCCATTGGATGGCTGGGAACCACCAGGCCTCGTCGAGGAGATCGGTTGCCGCGCCGACACGCTGGCCGGCGCGGATGCCGTCGCCCATGGCGGCGGGATTGCCGAAGCTCCAATCCTGATCTACCACGGGTTGATGCTCTTTGCGCCAGGCCAAGTCGTGGTCGAAACCCCCGGACGCCAGGATCACCCCACAGCGCGCACCGATTCGCTGCTCGCTGCCGTTGCGCTGCACTAGCGCGCCGGTCACCGATCCGTCGGCGTCGGTAAGTAGCTCGGCCATGGGCGAATCCAGCCACAGCGGGATGCCACGCTCTTTGATCGCCAGGCGCAGCCGCGCCACCAACGACTGTCCCATCGCCGCGATCCGCTCGTTGAAAACCCTTGCCCTGACCATTCGCCAGACCAGCTTCAGGAGCACAACTTTCCCGGCCCATGACTGCCGGATTCGGTAGAACGACCGTAGTTCCTTGGGCCCCAGCCAGATTCCCTTGGGCGCCAGCGCCAGCGGCGTCAGCAACGAATCCTCGTCGGAGCCCAGCTCGCGCAGATCGATGGGTGGAACATTGATCGTGCTGCCAAGTTCGGACGCTCCGGGTAATTCCGGATAGTAGTCGGCATAGCCGGGCTTCCACACGAACTCCAGCCACGGGCTGAGCCTTTCCAGGAAATCCAGCATTTGCGGCGCCGACGCGACGTATTGCCGTATGCGTGCTTGGCTGACGAGTCCGTCGGTGATCTGCCGTAGGTACGCCACAACGCCGTCCGGGTCGGGCGCACAGCCCGCTCTGCGCTGCGCCGGTGCCCCCGGTACCCAGATACCGCCACCCGACAGGGCCGTCGAACCGCCGAAGTAACTCGACTTTTCCACAACCAACACGTCGAGCCCGAACGCCGCCGCGGTCAGCGCGGCTGTCATGCCGCCGCCGCCGGAGCCGACCACGAGTACGTCCACAACCCGATCGAACTCGCTAACTTCGTCGAAGAGCTCAGCACTCATGCGATCGGCGCCGCCGTTCTGATCGCGAACCCGGCGATCAGGTCCGGGGCCTGCTTGTAGTAACGCACCGTGGTCTGGTATTGCCCCGCCGTCGCCAGGGCCGCGAAAGCGGCAACCCACGTGCGGATTTCATGGGCCGACGAGCCGCCCTCGTGCAGCACGAATGAGTTCGACCAGCTGTCGAGGTCGGCGAGGTGGCCTCCGTCGACGACTTCTAGGAAGTGCTGATCCCAGGCCGGGTTGAGGGACTGCAGGTCGCTATCTCCGACGACGAAGTTCTTGGCCGCGTCGATCACGGCGGTCTGGCGGGCCTGGCGCTGCTCGGCCGTCATCGCTTTGCCGTGCACGATGCGTTCTAGAACCGCCGGACCGGCTGTGTCCAGCGTCGGCACCGGCGGGCTATGCGAGAGACCCCCGGATCCGACCACCAGCACCCGACGTTCCAGGGCCGCCAAGAAGTTGCCCACCGCGGTGCCTAGTGCTCGGCACCGATGTAAGGGCCCCAGCGGCGCCGCGATCGCGTTGATGAAGATCGGGAGCACCGGGTGCGAAATCGCAGCGCCAAGCAGCTTCTCCAGCGGCTGGACCGTGCCGTGGTCCACGTCCATGCTGGCCGATACCGCGATATCGACACCCGCACCGAGCACGGCCTTAGCACAGTCCTCGGCAACGTCTTGGGGAACGTCGAGTGGACCAGCATAGGTGCCGTAGTCGCCGACACCGTTGGCGCGCAGGCCGATACAGAACGGCGGCATCACCTTGTAAAAGAATCCGTTGTAGTGATCCGGGGCAAAGATGACGACGAGTTCGGGGTCGTACTCGCTGACGAACTCTCGGGCCTGGGCGATGCCTGCATTCACGTCGTCAAGCAGATCCTGGGGTGGCCCCGGTAGATTCAGGAGCGGGCTGTGCGACATACAGCAAAGGGCCAGTGGCATTGTGGGATTCACCCCCTCCCGGAGTCAGCGCGAGCGCAGCGACTACCGACGCGCTCAACTCCGGCGCGAGCTGAGCGATACACGCGCCGGCGATAAACCGGTCCGGGCGCAGGAACAACACCGATTGTCGGTGGATGTCGAACCAGCTCTTGAGATCACCGGTGCGATCACCCACGATCGCGACATCGGGATCATCGTGTCCGGTCCAGTGCAACTGCACCAAGGGCCGGACGGCGACAAAACGCGCGCCCAGGTCTTTCCAGTGCGCAAACGCCGCATCGCCGAGGATATTGCGCGGGTTGTTGTTCCAGCACAGCACGGAAAACCAAGTGCCCAGCACGTCGTCCAGCAGGACGTTCTGCTGCGTCCGGGTATCGACCCGAGGCTGAATGAACAGCGTCCCGACCGGCGATCCCGGATCCCGGGGTCGCGTATGCGCTACCGCCCCACGCTCGTAACGCGGCATTGGCTTGAACCGCATCTCGAGCACATATCGCTTGAGCGAAGGCACAATTGACGCCGAGCGCACGACGAGGTCACGCGCGATAGTCACCCGACGGTTGGTGGGTGAGATCGCCCGACCCACCATGGTGGAAAGGTCGATCATCGCCCGCGCGTGCTTGCGGCGCTCGATGTCGTAGGTGTCCAGCAGTTCGTCGCCGGCGCCGGTCACCACCGCCGCCAGCTTCCAGCCCAAATTCGCCGCGTCCCGGATGCCGCTGTTGTATCCCTGCCCCTGCCACACCGGCATCAGGTGCGCGGCATCGCCGGCCAACAGCAGGCGTCCGCGGCGGAACGCGCCGGCGATCCGGGAGTGATGGGTATAGACCCGCCGCCGGATCACGTCGACTCGGTCGGGATGGGGTACCAGCCGCGCCAGCATCCGTGTCAAGAACGCCGGATCCTGCGCCTGCTCGTCGGACTCGTTGGCGTGAATCATGAACTCGAACCGGCGAATCCCGTGCGCGATCGAGATCGAGGCATACGGGCGTTCGGGGTCGGCACCGACCTCGCTGTTCGGATGACCGAGCGGATCGTTGGCGATGTCGACGACCAGCCACCGCGTCGACGAGGTCGTTCCGTCGAAGGACACCCCCATCATCCGTCGGGTGGTGCTGCGCCCGCCGTCGCAGCCGACAACATAACGTGCCCGCACGCTGGCTGTCCCGCCGTCTCCGCCGAGCTCGGCGGTGACCGCGTCGCCGTCGTCCCGGCACGCCGTCATCGGACGGCTCCACCACACCTCGACGTGTTCGAATCTGCGTACCCCAGCAAGCAATTCAGCATCGACGAGTGGCTGCACAAAGCCGTTTCGTTTCGGCCAGCCGAAACGAGCATCGGGCGGGGCCATTTCGGCAAGCACCCGGCCCTTGGCGTCGACGAAGCGCAGGATCTGGTTGGGCACGGTGTGCGGCAAGACCCGGTCGATCAGGCCGATCGACTGGAAGGTGCGCAACGCCTCGTCGTCCAGCCCAACCCCCCGCGGGTAGTCGACGAGCGTGGCACGCTCGTCGACCACCAACGTGCGAACATCGTGCAGGCCAAGGATGTTGGCCAACGTCAAACCCACCGGACCGGCGCCGACGACCAGTACGTCGACGTCTACACACTGCCCGGCGGAAACCATCACCGCCCCAGCAGGAAATCGAGATGCAGGCGATTAAAGGTCTTGGCGTCCTCATACTGCGGCCAGTGACCGCAACCCGGCATCAGCTCGAAGCGCGCTCCGGGAATCATCGAAGCGATGCGGCGGCCCTCGGGTACGTCGGCAGTCGGGTCGTGGCTGGTCCAGAGCACCAGCGTGGGTGCGGCGATGGCCCCATATTCCTCGGGGCCCAGCAAGTTTCGGGCCCGGATCTCCGGCTCCTGCAGCGCCATGATGTCGCGCATCGCCGCGACGAATCCCGGTTGCCGATAGATCCGCTGCCGGCTGGCAACCAAATCGTCGTAGTCCTTCGACTTGTCCGCCATCAGCCATTTGATCCGCGCCTGCACGGTCTCCCAGGTCGGGTTCTCGGCCGCGGCCATCGATAAGGTGATGATCCGCTGCATCACCTCCGGATCGGCCTGAGAGCCGCCGGCCGTGTTGAGCACCAGCCGGTCGATCACGTCCGGATGATCGACGGCGGCGCGGGCGGCCACCCAGCCGCCGAGGGACTCGCCGCTGAGGCTGATGCGATCCACCCCGATGGCGCGTACCACCGCCATCACGTGTTCGACATAGTGACGGATTTCCAGCGGATGGCCCGGCTTGTCCGTATAGCCGTGGCCCAGCATGTCGATCGACCAGGTCCAGAAATGCTCGGCGTGGGCGGCCAGATTTCGCACGTACGCTTCGGCGTGGCCGCCCGCGCCGTGTAATAGCACCAGCACCGGCGCCGTCGGATCACCGGCACGCAGGTAGCGGGTTCGGATCCCTCCAGCCAAGAGGTAGCCCTGCTCAAAGGGAACACCTTGGAGATCGCTCCACACGCTTTCGAAATCCGCCACGGTTCCTCTTTGGCGTCGCTTCCAGTGGTTGTGCTAATATCGCACTCTAATGTGCGTTATATATAGAGCTTCGCTCGCGCGTCCGGGTCTGTCAAGGCTGTGACAGGTTCACAGACGCTCGCTCGGGGTCTCACCGCGCTGCAGTTGGTAGCGGCCTCCCCGACGGGGCTCACCATGCAAGAAGTTGCCGACCACGTCGGTGTGCACCGGACCATCGCCTACCGACTGCTGTCGACGTTGACCCAGTTTCGGCTGGTTTCCAAAGGAGAGGACGGGCGGTACCGGCCGGCGGCCGGCCTGGCGGTTTTGGGAGCGTCCTTCGACCACAACCTGCGCCAAGTGTGTCTGCCGACGCTGCGCAGCCTGGCCGACGAGTTGGGCACCACCGTGTCCCTGCTGGTCGCCGAGGGCGACGAGCAGGTGGCGATCGCGGTGATCGTGCCGACCCAGGTCGCCTACCAGCTCGCCTTCCACGAAGGCAGCCGCTATCCGCTGGACCGCGGTGCCGCCGGGATCGCGCTGCTGTCGAGCATGCCCCCGCGTCCGGGGGAACGCGACCTGGTCGCCGCGGCTCGCGAACGCGGCTGGGTGATGACGCACGGCGAGATCGAGCCCAACACCTACGGCCTGGCCGTAGCCGTCCAACGACCCGCGCCGTCCCCGCCAACCTGCATCAACCTCATCTCCCACCGCGAAGACGTGGTGATGCGGGGCAAGGACGCCGTCATCGAGGCCGCAACTCGGTTGTCTGCGCTGCTGAGCTGAAGGGATACCAGGCATGTCGTGGGCCGATGCAAGCGATGTCTCCGATGTTTGCGATGTCATAGTGCTCGGCAGCGGCGGCGCTGGGCTCACCGCCGCGTTGTCGGCGGCGGCCGCCGGCGCTTCGGTGCGGGTGTATGAGAAAGCGCCGACCGTCGGCGGCACCACCGCCGTGTCGGGTGGCATCGTGTGGATCCCGGCCCATCACCGATGCCCCGACCGGGAGCTGACGGTGGCCGACGCGCTGCAGTATTTGCGCGCGCAGTCATTTGGTTCGATGGATGCGGCTCTGGTGGAAACATTCGTGCGGACCGGCCCGGCCATGCTCGACTTCGTCGAGGCACACAGCGGTGTGCGCTTCGAGATCGCCGCCGGCTTCCCCGACTACCAACCCGAGCTGCCCGGCGGACAGCCGACCGGTGGCCGGTCATTGAGCGCGGCTCCCTTTGACCTCAACCAACTCGGCGACTGGGCCGAGCGGATCACGTCGTTTCCCGCCGATTGGTCCAACGTCGGGTTCGACGCCGAGACCAGAGCCCGGTTACATGCCGATGTTGAAACAAGTTCAGACGAGCTGTGCGTGGCCGGCACCGCCCTGATCGCCGGGCTGTTAAAGGGTTTGCTGGACGCCGGGGTGACACCATGCACGAACGCGCGTGCCGAGGACCTGATCGTCGAGTCCGGCAAAGTCACCGGCGTCCGGATCGCCCACCTGGGACCCCAAGCGGGACACAGCATCAACGTCCGCGCCCGACGCGGCGTCATCCTGGCCACCGGCGGATTCGAATGGGATCCGGTTCTGGTGCAAGCCTTTCTTCGCGGTCCCATGCACGGCGCGGTCTCACCGCCGAACAACACCGGTGACGGGCTGCGCATGG is a genomic window containing:
- a CDS encoding coniferyl-alcohol dehydrogenase; its protein translation is MIDELWRYDGRRAVVTGCSSGIGEYVVRQLTEFGAHVVGLDKRRPTVEINDFREVDLADPASIDAAVVAIDGDVDALFNVAGVSSGIGDPLRVVTINFLGLRHITEALIPKMGAGSAIVSVSSLAASGYREHLRQVAPLLNTTTMRDGVAWCVRHPDVLGAGYQLSKEAIILYTMRRVTDLGARGIRINCTGPGVTATPILDQLRSAYGPEYLDDIAKPLGRVADPAEQAAVLLFLNSGAASYISGQIVWVDGGNVAAAIARELEEG
- a CDS encoding multicopper oxidase family protein, producing MPVLPTSGHPFDGVQLSRRGFIGAGIAGGFALAGCHSKNQPAGRAAMADAIAAAEAARPHSGRTVTANLTPQQAVIDLGGPIVHTLAYGNAVPGPLIRATVGDELVVAVHNRLDRPTSVHWHGIALRNDMDGAEPATPNIGAGQDFTYRFSVPDPGTYWAHPHTGLDSDMGLYLPVIVDDPTEPLRYDAEWIVILDDWTDGVGKSPQQLFEQLTDPNKPTTTTTSPTTTTTTTTTTTTTTTGTTTGTTTTTGTGMPGMPGMPGGEVGTSDLLGGDAGDIAYPYYLVNGRIPAAPSSFSAKPRQRIRIRFINTASDTAFRVALAGHTMIVTHTDGYPVLPTPVDALLIGMAERYDVVVTAGDGVFPLVAAAEGKNALARALLSTGAGSPPDPQFRPAELNKRVGTVETFIASSTANLGRPEPNLNLPVVLGGTMAKYDWTINGEPYSKTKPLHVRQGQRPTLTFDNATMMWHPIHLHGHTFQVMKADGTLGPRKDTVIVLPKQKVRAVLVANNPGEWVMHCHNTYHQDAGMMTLLDYTL
- a CDS encoding FAD-binding protein is translated as MSAELFDEVSEFDRVVDVLVVGSGGGGMTAALTAAAFGLDVLVVEKSSYFGGSTALSGGGIWVPGAPAQRRAGCAPDPDGVVAYLRQITDGLVSQARIRQYVASAPQMLDFLERLSPWLEFVWKPGYADYYPELPGASELGSTINVPPIDLRELGSDEDSLLTPLALAPKGIWLGPKELRSFYRIRQSWAGKVVLLKLVWRMVRARVFNERIAAMGQSLVARLRLAIKERGIPLWLDSPMAELLTDADGSVTGALVQRNGSEQRIGARCGVILASGGFDHDLAWRKEHQPVVDQDWSFGNPAAMGDGIRAGQRVGAATDLLDEAWWFPAIQWPDGRMQFMLNERMMPAQFIVNGAGKRFINEAAPYMDFGHAMIDGQKSGVAHIPCWLITDHRSFNRYVVAGHLPIPKLPGAPVPTGRKVPAAWLESGVVKAGSNWDELAARIGVPAGQLRMTAARFNELARQGHDDDFNRGDSAYDNYYGDPTLPNPNLYPLGTPPYYAFRIVLGDLGTSGGLRTDDCARVLRPDDTVVRGLYAVGNTAAPVMGRSYAGAGATIGPAMTFGFVAAKHVAAQQATGTRNAHGRHS
- a CDS encoding LLM class flavin-dependent oxidoreductase, translating into MKISLFYEFALPRPWAPDDERILLQDCLDEVEAADKAGFSTVWLTEHHFLEEYCHSTAPEMFLAGASQRTKNIRLGFGIMHLPPAVNHPARVAERIATLDLMSNGRVEFGTGESSSVGELGGFCIDPADKRVQWEEALEVAIRCMIEEPFAGFKGEHIEMPARNVIPKPMQKPHPPVWVACTRPATVQMAAQKCIGALSFAYTGPGPLTERVNGYYKELEENGVPVTPAINPNILAIGGDLSMMVAKTDEQALERLGQGGGFFSFGIMHYYMTGIHTPGRTGVWKRYLEEVEKDPTLAYGPGRGAIGSPATVREFLRGYEDSGVDEIILLLNPRSHEGTMESIELMGKEVLPEFIERDQKAVADKSARLAPVIDKIEARRPETRPFGAPQFDENYSFGGLPTGRGGKFTASEIPEAMAEINEGRVQAAQRLKEQQQK
- a CDS encoding alpha/beta fold hydrolase, with product MEIQRRTIAVDGLHTSYLEAGEGDPMVLLHGGEFGANAELGWERNIAALAAQYRVLAPDQLGFGQSAKVIDFVNSRAMRIRHVARFCEVLGIGSAHFVGNSMGAVNMLTDATSEAPLLPIRTLVAICGGGEIQQNRHFEALQQYDASLPAMRRVVEALFYDAGYPADDDYVWRRYESSIAPGAWEAVAAARFRRPNAPPPAVPSSARPYERIDVPALIVEGGNDKLLPSGWAAQIAKQINGGRSVVVEAAGHCPQIEQSSAVNELLLTFFREQT
- a CDS encoding cyclase family protein encodes the protein MASMADFRRVASDLSNWGRWGDDDELGTLNFITADKVQQAASLVRHGKVFPLGVDFGSSGPQGAYGFRHNPIHLMTVDGGDANTLAQYGPGWEQNPTAKQMGNYLVDNPFRFNDDMIIMPLQAATQWDALSHVYYDDQLYNGFPAGSVTSLGAFHCGIDKVDVKGITSRGVLLDLVRHRGADVFLEHGNPITPEELDDVVRAQRVTIERGDIVLVRTGWWARFLMTGNKSEPYSGLDWRCAQWLHDHEVAAVAADNLQVEDPVSGVAGLFLPLHLLCLRDMGLMLGEYWDLTALAADCAADGVYEFQLVAPPLRFVGAVGSPVNPIAIK